A genome region from Gigantopelta aegis isolate Gae_Host chromosome 3, Gae_host_genome, whole genome shotgun sequence includes the following:
- the LOC121367400 gene encoding sentrin-specific protease 8-like → MAEDEDPIILNFNDSLLRKSDVSLLEGPYWLNDNIIGFCLEYFEKEKFSHSVDRLCLMNPAFVQLIKLSRVEELSILLESLYLPVKQFVFLPVNDNPRDAAGGSHWSLLVYVRSKQEFRHYDSSGNTNSAMAKNLAYKLQPFVHAPLGRMQFIEMDCPQQQNGYDCGLFVIAITEYLCKNFCECVSIPLHEVVNSATVARKRQAIKELIAAVERDQHLSKS, encoded by the exons ATGGCTGAGGACGAAGACCCtatcattttgaattttaatgacAGTTTACTAAGAAAGTCGGATGTCAGTCTTTTGGAAGGACCATATTGGCTTAACGATAATATCATTGGATTTTGTCTAGA GTATTTTGAGAAGGAGAAGTTCAGCCACTCGGTGGACAGACTGTGTCTCATGAACCCGGCGTTCGTCCAGCTCATCAAGTTGTCACGTG ttgaGGAGCTTTCTATACTGCTGGAGTCTCTGTATCTGCCGGTGAAACAGTTTGTGTTTCTCCCCGTCAACGACAACCCTCGGGACGCCGCGGGCGGATCTCACTG GAGTTTGTTGGTATATGTGAGGAGTAAACAGGAGTTCCGGCACTACGACTCGTCAGGGAACACTAACAGTGCCATGGCCAAGAATCTCGCTTACAAGCTGCAGCCCTTTGttcatg CTCCCTTGGGCAGAATGCAGTTTATAGAAATGGATTGTCCTCAGCAACAAAATG GTTATGACTGTGGCTTGTTTGTGATAGCGATCACGGAGTACCTGTGTAAGAACTTCTGTGAGTGTGTCAGTATTCCCCTCCACGAGGTGGTCAACTCTGCGACCGTGGCAAGGAAACGACAAGCTATCAAGGAACTCATCGCTGCGGTGGAACGCGACCAGCATCTATCCAAGAGTTAA